From the archaeon BMS3Bbin15 genome, one window contains:
- the hisB gene encoding histidine biosynthesis bifunctional protein HisB codes for MRQAKVERTTKETGIEVIINLDSTGKSTINSSFPFLNHLLDSFSRHGRFDIKINATGDNEHHIVEDIAIVLGRAFNKALGEKVGIERFGSAIIPMDDVLVLVAIDIGGRSYIVNNVKFRYKSVEGLSSEMIDHFIDTLAKEMKINLHAKLLAGKNEHHKAEALFKAMGVAMRKATRVTGDELPSTKGTL; via the coding sequence ATGCGTCAGGCAAAAGTAGAACGGACAACGAAAGAAACAGGTATAGAGGTAATTATCAATCTTGACAGCACTGGTAAAAGTACAATAAATTCATCCTTCCCCTTTTTGAATCATCTTCTTGACAGTTTTTCAAGACATGGCAGGTTTGATATTAAAATTAATGCCACAGGTGATAACGAACACCATATTGTCGAGGACATTGCAATTGTTCTTGGAAGGGCTTTCAATAAAGCCCTTGGTGAAAAAGTTGGAATAGAGCGCTTTGGCTCAGCAATTATACCCATGGATGATGTACTTGTGCTTGTGGCGATTGATATCGGTGGAAGGAGTTATATTGTAAATAATGTGAAGTTCAGATATAAGTCTGTAGAAGGTCTCAGTTCAGAGATGATTGACCACTTTATTGACACCCTTGCAAAAGAGATGAAGATAAACCTCCATGCAAAGCTTCTTGCAGGTAAAAATGAGCACCACAAGGCTGAAGCTTTATTCAAGGCTATGGGTGTTGCCATGAGGAAGGCCACAAGAGTTACAGGAGATGAACTTCCCAGCACAAAGGGCACACTATAA